The following proteins come from a genomic window of Nostoc sp. TCL26-01:
- a CDS encoding ABC transporter substrate-binding protein — MKKSWWQFLGLVIVIAIAIISLRSPNTVPKSTPVTVKLSGWGGSPVEQRLLKQVLQDFEKQHPNIQVKYEVISDQYMDVIKTRLVGEAAPDVFYLDALEAPFLMSQNVLEPLDSYITPEFDTADFAPTLLKSFQYQNHIYGFPKDYSTLALFYNKKAFANVGLNNPPTTWSELRAYSQQLTGKLNKYGFGEIPELARQAYKIQAFGGQVTDNNGYAKFASDSALKGLQLVLDQYQKDKSSAQKSDVGTNSGSEMFGQGKVAMVIEGNWAIPYLKETFPQLEFATAELPSINAKKNTMVFTVAYVMNKRSLNKTAAWELISYLTGKAGMQKWTGTGFALPTRKSIAQNLGYDKDELRSPLVAGVTYATPWQVGKYPAPIVNNFDNQFVSALLGQQPLKQAMLTAENEANKQIKAME; from the coding sequence ATGAAAAAAAGTTGGTGGCAATTTTTAGGACTAGTGATAGTGATAGCGATCGCTATTATTAGTCTGCGATCGCCAAATACTGTGCCTAAATCAACGCCTGTCACCGTGAAACTAAGTGGTTGGGGGGGTTCTCCGGTTGAGCAAAGATTGTTGAAACAGGTTTTGCAAGATTTTGAAAAACAACATCCAAATATTCAGGTCAAATATGAGGTAATTTCTGATCAATATATGGATGTAATTAAAACTCGTTTGGTGGGAGAAGCTGCGCCTGATGTGTTCTATTTAGATGCGCTTGAGGCTCCTTTTTTGATGAGCCAGAATGTGTTGGAACCACTGGATAGTTATATTACTCCAGAATTTGACACCGCAGATTTTGCACCGACTTTATTAAAAAGTTTTCAATATCAAAATCATATCTACGGTTTTCCGAAAGATTATTCCACCTTGGCACTGTTTTATAACAAAAAAGCTTTTGCTAATGTTGGCTTAAATAATCCTCCGACAACTTGGTCAGAATTACGCGCTTACTCCCAACAACTAACAGGTAAACTCAACAAATATGGTTTTGGGGAAATTCCAGAATTAGCCCGTCAGGCTTATAAAATTCAGGCTTTTGGCGGGCAAGTTACTGACAATAATGGCTATGCTAAATTCGCTAGTGACTCAGCCTTAAAAGGATTGCAATTAGTATTAGACCAATATCAAAAAGATAAATCTTCTGCTCAAAAATCTGATGTAGGAACAAACTCAGGTAGTGAAATGTTTGGACAGGGAAAAGTAGCGATGGTGATAGAAGGTAACTGGGCAATTCCCTACTTAAAAGAAACCTTTCCGCAATTAGAATTTGCCACCGCAGAATTACCAAGTATTAATGCTAAGAAAAATACAATGGTGTTTACCGTTGCCTATGTGATGAATAAGCGATCGCTAAACAAAACCGCAGCTTGGGAATTAATTTCTTATCTCACAGGTAAAGCCGGAATGCAGAAATGGACAGGAACAGGGTTTGCTTTACCCACACGTAAATCAATCGCGCAAAATTTGGGATATGACAAAGATGAATTGCGATCGCCTCTAGTCGCTGGTGTTACTTATGCTACACCTTGGCAAGTTGGTAAATATCCAGCACCCATAGTCAACAATTTCGATAATCAATTTGTCAGCGCTTTATTAGGACAACAACCATTAAAACAAGCAATGCTGACAGCAGAGAATGAAGCCAATAAACAAATAAAAGCGATGGAGTAA
- the trmFO gene encoding FADH(2)-oxidizing methylenetetrahydrofolate--tRNA-(uracil(54)-C(5))-methyltransferase TrmFO has translation MNQQPIQVIGGGLAGTEAAWQIAQAGIPVILYEMRPKRFSPAHHTEHLAELVCSNSFGAMASDRATGLLHEELRQLGSIVISKADEHAVPAGGALAVDRGQFGQDLTETLASHPLVEFRRGEVAAIPEGIVVLATGPLTSPDLAADLHRFTGMEYMSFFDAASPIVVGESINRDVAFMASRYDKGEAAYLNCPMNKEQYLQFWEALRQAEQTELKDFERETAKFFEACLPIEEQAQRGEDTMRYGPLKPVGLSDSRTGERPYAVVQLRQEDKAGQLWNMVGFQTNLRWGEQKRVFQMIPGLEKAEFVRLGVMHRNTFINAPQLMLPTLQFKQRRTLLAAGQLIGTEGYTAAAAGGWLAGTNAARLALGKEPLTVPGTTMLGALIEFISSASPKHFQPMPPNFGILPDLGVKIKSKPERYGRYRDRSLTDLGNWSIVNSQ, from the coding sequence ATGAATCAACAACCGATACAAGTAATTGGAGGTGGACTAGCTGGGACAGAGGCAGCATGGCAAATTGCCCAGGCTGGAATACCAGTGATTTTGTATGAGATGCGGCCTAAGCGCTTCAGTCCTGCCCATCATACAGAACATTTAGCCGAGTTGGTGTGTAGTAATTCCTTTGGGGCAATGGCAAGCGATCGCGCGACTGGATTACTCCATGAAGAATTACGTCAACTCGGTTCTATTGTCATCTCTAAAGCTGATGAACACGCTGTCCCCGCAGGTGGCGCGCTGGCAGTGGATCGGGGACAATTTGGTCAAGATTTAACAGAAACTCTAGCAAGTCATCCCTTAGTGGAATTTCGTCGTGGTGAAGTAGCAGCGATTCCTGAAGGTATTGTAGTTTTAGCCACGGGGCCCTTAACTAGTCCCGATTTAGCAGCAGACTTGCACCGTTTTACGGGCATGGAATACATGAGCTTTTTTGATGCGGCTAGCCCCATCGTCGTGGGAGAATCGATTAACCGTGATGTGGCATTTATGGCATCACGTTATGACAAAGGTGAAGCCGCCTATCTCAACTGTCCGATGAATAAGGAACAGTATTTACAGTTCTGGGAAGCACTTCGTCAAGCAGAACAAACAGAACTGAAAGATTTTGAACGAGAAACGGCGAAATTTTTTGAAGCTTGTCTCCCCATTGAAGAACAGGCGCAACGGGGAGAAGATACCATGCGCTACGGCCCCCTCAAGCCAGTGGGTTTATCCGATAGCCGGACTGGGGAACGTCCTTACGCGGTAGTGCAGTTGCGACAAGAAGATAAAGCCGGTCAGTTGTGGAACATGGTAGGATTTCAAACTAACTTGCGCTGGGGTGAACAAAAGCGAGTCTTTCAAATGATTCCCGGCTTGGAAAAGGCGGAATTTGTCAGGTTGGGAGTCATGCACCGCAACACTTTTATCAACGCACCCCAGTTAATGCTCCCAACTCTGCAATTTAAGCAACGTCGCACATTGTTAGCGGCGGGACAGTTAATCGGGACTGAAGGCTACACAGCCGCCGCCGCCGGCGGTTGGCTAGCGGGAACCAATGCGGCGAGGTTGGCTTTGGGTAAAGAACCCTTGACTGTTCCCGGAACCACGATGTTAGGTGCATTAATAGAGTTTATTAGTTCCGCCTCCCCTAAACATTTCCAACCCATGCCACCTAATTTTGGTATTTTGCCAGACTTGGGCGTGAAAATCAAAAGCAAGCCAGAACGTTACGGACGTTACCGCGATCGCTCTCTCACAGATTTAGGGAATTGGTCAATAGTCAATAGTCAATAG
- a CDS encoding Uma2 family endonuclease → MTALTLSLPAHLRFTDEELEQIIAANKDLRLELTANGELVIMSPTGGETGNRNFDLLGQLWFWNSQHNLGKAFDSSTGFKLPNGATRSPDASWIKQERWDDLTPQQRKKFLPLCPDFVVELVSETDDLLDTQAKMREYIANGLKLGWLINPKDKQVEIYRPHQVPELLQSPTSLSGEDVLPGFILNLQPIFA, encoded by the coding sequence ATGACTGCTTTAACTTTAAGTTTACCTGCTCATCTCCGATTTACAGATGAAGAATTAGAACAGATTATTGCTGCTAACAAAGATTTGCGTTTGGAATTAACTGCTAACGGAGAATTAGTTATTATGTCGCCTACTGGGGGAGAAACAGGTAATCGTAATTTTGATTTATTAGGTCAATTATGGTTTTGGAATAGTCAACATAATTTAGGCAAAGCTTTTGACTCTTCTACTGGTTTTAAACTACCAAATGGTGCAACTCGTTCTCCTGATGCTTCTTGGATAAAGCAGGAAAGATGGGATGATCTCACACCACAACAAAGAAAGAAATTTCTGCCTTTATGCCCTGATTTTGTGGTAGAATTAGTGTCAGAAACTGATGATTTGCTAGATACTCAAGCCAAGATGCGGGAATATATAGCAAATGGTTTGAAACTTGGTTGGTTAATTAATCCCAAAGACAAACAAGTAGAAATTTATCGTCCTCATCAAGTACCTGAGTTATTGCAATCTCCGACAAGTTTATCTGGGGAAGATGTCCTTCCTGGTTTTATTTTAAATTTACAGCCGATTTTTGCCTAA
- a CDS encoding BrnT family toxin: protein MQFEWDENKAEKNLAKHGVSFDEAKTVFNDPLFLTFADPDHSFGERRFIILGESVQRRLLVVAYTERLQVTRLISAREATRKEKTAYESEI from the coding sequence ATGCAGTTTGAATGGGACGAAAACAAGGCAGAGAAAAACCTAGCAAAACATGGAGTGTCCTTTGATGAGGCAAAAACGGTATTCAACGATCCTCTGTTTTTAACATTTGCAGATCCGGATCATTCATTTGGAGAAAGGCGTTTTATCATATTGGGTGAATCAGTCCAAAGAAGGTTACTAGTTGTTGCTTATACAGAACGTTTGCAAGTAACACGTTTGATTAGTGCTAGAGAAGCAACTCGCAAGGAAAAGACAGCTTATGAATCAGAAATTTAA
- a CDS encoding N-acetyltransferase, with the protein MLSSEKVTLRPATKADAPLFYSVIDQTMREFIIATWGAWNEERVQQESLEDSTSPNAQVIQVGNIPVGVILVEREPTHIQVKQIYLLPEYQRKGIGRYLITGIIAEATNSNLPVRLHVLKVNSAKKFYEKLGFIVTETSDEFYFMARMTT; encoded by the coding sequence ATGCTGTCATCGGAAAAAGTCACACTTCGCCCCGCAACGAAGGCTGACGCACCACTGTTTTACAGCGTCATTGATCAAACAATGCGTGAGTTCATAATTGCGACTTGGGGCGCATGGAACGAAGAGCGTGTTCAGCAAGAGTCACTCGAAGACAGCACTTCACCAAATGCACAGGTCATCCAAGTCGGCAACATTCCAGTTGGAGTTATTTTAGTTGAACGGGAGCCAACTCACATCCAAGTTAAACAAATTTACTTGCTGCCTGAGTATCAACGCAAAGGCATCGGCAGATATCTCATTACAGGTATCATCGCAGAGGCAACTAATAGCAATCTTCCAGTTCGGCTCCACGTTCTCAAGGTCAATTCGGCGAAGAAGTTCTATGAGAAGCTTGGTTTTATAGTCACCGAAACATCGGATGAATTCTATTTCATGGCACGCATGACTACCTGA
- a CDS encoding glutathione S-transferase family protein: MLKFYYAPLSPNARRVWITLLEKEIPFESILMRLDGDQLQAEFVEINPFHHIPVIVDDGLRIIESLAILDYLESKYPQPALLPEDSQILAQVRMVQMVTANELLPKMVAIICEKADSPQFIQAVRHINIVLKFLADILADKTFFAGEQLTLADIVAGTIIPTLPNLGVPLGDYPQLQNWCERLLQRPAWQKTQLSAADLDEFKRRVQILVKLRNRNQAHENKS, translated from the coding sequence ATGCTTAAATTCTACTACGCTCCGCTTTCACCTAATGCTCGTCGTGTGTGGATAACTTTATTAGAAAAAGAGATTCCCTTTGAATCAATTTTAATGAGATTAGATGGAGATCAACTACAAGCAGAGTTTGTCGAAATTAACCCATTTCATCATATTCCAGTGATAGTAGATGATGGGTTGAGAATTATAGAATCATTAGCAATTTTAGATTATTTAGAAAGCAAATATCCTCAACCTGCGCTGTTACCTGAAGATTCACAGATATTAGCACAAGTCCGCATGGTGCAAATGGTAACTGCTAATGAATTATTGCCTAAAATGGTGGCCATAATTTGCGAAAAAGCCGATTCACCGCAATTTATCCAAGCAGTCCGGCATATTAATATAGTACTGAAATTTTTGGCAGATATTTTAGCGGATAAGACTTTTTTTGCTGGTGAACAGTTAACCCTAGCAGACATCGTAGCAGGGACAATTATACCGACCTTACCTAACTTGGGTGTACCGCTTGGTGATTACCCCCAACTGCAAAATTGGTGTGAACGCCTGTTACAACGTCCCGCATGGCAGAAAACTCAACTTAGTGCGGCAGATTTGGATGAATTCAAGCGACGAGTGCAGATTTTAGTCAAACTACGCAACAGAAATCAAGCCCATGAAAATAAATCATAA
- a CDS encoding thioesterase family protein, with protein MLTTNNVDRPLEIILTIPVKTYDIDFAGIVSNIVYIKWLEDLRLKFLEENLPINQQIEQGYAPIISGTEIEYKRPIKLIDQVMGRLWLASLGRLKWTVQAEILSNNELAAVAMQKGAFVNLQNGRLIPVPAGLQQKYSQSHQT; from the coding sequence ATGTTAACAACAAATAACGTAGATAGACCATTAGAAATCATCTTGACAATACCTGTAAAAACTTATGATATAGACTTTGCAGGCATTGTTAGTAATATTGTCTATATCAAGTGGTTAGAGGATTTACGCCTGAAATTTTTAGAAGAAAATTTACCAATTAATCAACAAATTGAGCAAGGATACGCACCGATAATTTCTGGGACGGAAATTGAATATAAGCGTCCTATCAAGTTGATTGATCAAGTAATGGGGCGGTTGTGGTTAGCTAGTTTAGGAAGATTAAAATGGACTGTGCAAGCAGAAATTTTATCTAACAATGAATTAGCAGCAGTTGCTATGCAAAAAGGTGCTTTTGTCAATCTGCAAAATGGTCGTTTGATTCCCGTTCCCGCAGGGTTGCAGCAAAAATATTCACAATCTCATCAGACTTAA
- a CDS encoding tautomerase family protein: MVQIKIYGLAEKLNPIKPELSNIIHAAVVEVLQIAPEKRFHRFFPLEQADFYYPSDRTDNYVIIEIIMFVGRSIDTKKQLIRQIIQEINQQLHIDVDDIEMTIFETPKQNWGIRGLPGDELTLNYKVEV, encoded by the coding sequence ATGGTACAAATTAAAATCTACGGGTTAGCCGAAAAACTCAACCCGATTAAGCCAGAACTATCAAATATTATTCATGCTGCTGTAGTTGAAGTTCTACAAATTGCCCCGGAAAAGAGATTTCATCGGTTTTTCCCATTAGAACAAGCTGACTTTTACTATCCATCAGATAGGACAGATAACTATGTGATTATAGAAATAATTATGTTTGTCGGACGTTCTATAGATACGAAAAAACAACTAATCCGTCAAATAATTCAAGAAATCAACCAACAATTGCATATAGATGTTGACGATATTGAGATGACAATTTTTGAAACACCAAAACAGAACTGGGGAATTAGAGGATTACCCGGAGATGAGTTAACTTTGAACTACAAAGTAGAAGTTTGA
- a CDS encoding TetR/AcrR family transcriptional regulator yields MSKGEETKTRILQQAAELFNQQGYAGASIADIMRVTRLQKGGIYNHFHSKDELALQAFDYAIASISKHYRAALRNKRHAVERLQAIIDVFGSFVDNPPVPGGCPILNTAVESDDAHPALRERTQKAMDSWLNLIQRIIQTGIDKGEIQTDVNAQEIATIITATLEGAIMMSKLYSDGIYMQRAVNHLNQYIENVLKTHGTN; encoded by the coding sequence ATGTCTAAAGGCGAAGAGACAAAAACCCGAATTTTGCAACAAGCGGCGGAACTGTTTAACCAACAGGGATATGCGGGTGCGTCGATCGCTGATATTATGCGTGTGACGAGATTACAAAAGGGAGGGATTTACAATCATTTTCACAGCAAAGATGAATTAGCACTCCAGGCGTTTGATTATGCGATCGCATCTATTAGTAAGCATTATAGAGCTGCGTTACGCAACAAACGTCATGCAGTGGAGCGTTTACAAGCAATTATCGATGTGTTTGGCAGTTTTGTCGATAATCCACCCGTTCCTGGAGGATGTCCAATTTTAAATACGGCGGTGGAAAGTGATGATGCTCACCCAGCCTTACGAGAACGTACTCAAAAAGCGATGGACTCTTGGCTGAATTTAATCCAGCGTATCATTCAAACAGGAATTGACAAGGGAGAAATCCAGACTGATGTAAACGCACAAGAAATTGCCACGATTATAACTGCCACTTTAGAAGGTGCGATTATGATGAGTAAGCTTTATAGCGATGGCATTTATATGCAGAGGGCAGTTAATCATCTAAATCAATACATCGAAAATGTTTTAAAAACTCATGGTACAAATTAA
- a CDS encoding helix-turn-helix domain-containing protein gives MDIELFIQRAETLHKQLADLYQTASVLPWIPPDLLPQAFKELYSTSKLVQLAAEELYHQNEELLQTRNLLEAERQHYYDLFECAPDGYFITNPDGIIQEANLRAANLCNAPKHHLIGKSIINLISFAERESLRSELNQILQSDHVRDLVVRLQPLQGESFNAVLTVAVVRNQQSKTTSLGWLLRQIHQSHQPDLGLVNHEKYLSQNRTICKYAKGENIPLNPSGIWYVHRGLAKLSTFCETGEEVLMGLAKKDMVFSSSMTSLPIYQATALSDIELISINFTEIAVTPILSHILLPKINYRLQQTESFLAIAGKRKVEERLHHLLQLLKQEIGESVAGGFRVSVRFTHEDIASACCTTRVTITRLMGKLQQQGLISFDSKKHIIITDVKPSS, from the coding sequence GTGGACATAGAACTATTTATTCAAAGAGCAGAAACATTACACAAACAACTAGCAGATTTGTATCAAACTGCAAGTGTTTTACCTTGGATTCCTCCAGATTTACTACCACAAGCTTTTAAGGAACTTTACAGTACTTCCAAGCTGGTACAGTTAGCAGCAGAAGAACTTTATCACCAAAATGAGGAACTTTTACAAACACGAAATTTATTAGAAGCAGAACGTCAACATTACTATGATTTATTTGAATGCGCTCCAGATGGATATTTTATTACAAATCCTGATGGTATTATCCAAGAAGCCAATCTAAGGGCAGCTAATTTATGCAATGCTCCGAAGCATCATCTCATAGGTAAATCAATAATTAATTTGATTAGTTTTGCCGAACGAGAAAGCCTTCGTAGTGAGCTAAATCAAATATTACAATCTGATCATGTGAGAGATTTAGTAGTGCGACTACAGCCATTACAAGGTGAGTCTTTTAATGCAGTTTTAACTGTAGCGGTAGTTCGTAATCAACAAAGCAAAACTACTTCTCTCGGATGGTTATTACGTCAGATTCATCAAAGTCATCAGCCAGATTTAGGTTTAGTTAATCATGAAAAATATCTCAGCCAAAATCGGACAATTTGTAAATATGCTAAAGGTGAAAATATTCCTCTCAATCCATCAGGAATTTGGTATGTTCATCGAGGTTTAGCCAAGCTGAGTACCTTTTGTGAAACTGGCGAAGAAGTGTTGATGGGTTTAGCTAAAAAGGATATGGTATTTAGTTCTAGTATGACATCTCTACCTATCTATCAAGCTACAGCTTTATCTGATATTGAATTAATCTCGATTAATTTTACAGAAATTGCCGTAACTCCCATATTAAGTCATATTCTTCTACCAAAAATTAATTACCGCTTACAACAAACTGAGTCTTTCTTAGCTATTGCTGGTAAAAGAAAGGTAGAAGAACGCCTACATCATCTATTGCAGCTTTTAAAACAAGAAATTGGTGAATCAGTAGCAGGAGGATTTCGTGTCAGTGTACGCTTTACTCACGAAGATATTGCCAGTGCTTGCTGTACTACTAGAGTAACAATCACAAGATTAATGGGTAAATTACAACAGCAAGGCTTAATTAGTTTTGACTCGAAAAAACACATAATTATCACTGATGTGAAACCGAGTTCTTAG